One bacterium DNA segment encodes these proteins:
- a CDS encoding nuclear transport factor 2 family protein, with the protein MPESSSGIAAPHPNLALIDRYFEAVASGDPEIGALFTEDVVWRTPPSSPMPGPWVGKAAVLEGMGGGVDLYEAGSLDIQPTARAASDDHVFVELTMTATTAKGAPYENHYVFVFSIRDGLIAEVHEHLDTHYAQRRLFDPVGQPSPLDG; encoded by the coding sequence ATGCCCGAAAGCTCATCCGGAATCGCCGCGCCCCATCCGAATCTCGCGCTCATCGACCGCTATTTCGAAGCCGTCGCGAGCGGGGATCCGGAGATCGGGGCGCTCTTCACCGAGGACGTGGTGTGGCGCACGCCGCCGAGCTCGCCGATGCCCGGCCCCTGGGTGGGAAAGGCCGCCGTGCTCGAGGGGATGGGCGGCGGTGTGGACCTGTACGAGGCGGGCTCCCTCGACATCCAGCCGACCGCGCGAGCCGCATCCGACGACCACGTCTTCGTGGAATTGACGATGACCGCGACGACGGCGAAGGGCGCACCCTACGAGAATCACTACGTCTTCGTGTTCTCCATCCGGGACGGCCTGATCGCGGAGGTGCACGAGCACCTCGACACGCACTACGCCCAGCGCCGGCTCTTCGATCCGGTCGGACAGCCGTCTCCCCTCGACGGATAG